In the Malania oleifera isolate guangnan ecotype guangnan chromosome 1, ASM2987363v1, whole genome shotgun sequence genome, one interval contains:
- the LOC131163913 gene encoding uncharacterized protein LOC131163913, with protein sequence MPDFKKFDATTCPWTHLRMYFQSMAVYADNEKLMMHCFRSSLTKTAARWYIQQNRAQIRTWGDLADAFEAQYHHIREMAPNKMSFFEMKKKPTETFREYAHHWRDAATQVDPLVGDCEVISMFVGTLKDNYHSHLVGSTPHNFMGIVAAGARVEADVKAGWRKVNNADSGPSKKWVKGKKEEETQMIQGFTKSQRQRGRSLRPGENFYMEPVVNQMLHMGPRPQFTAPRPRPAPTNNQVRERDMPRNSRRIDPIPIPYADLFPQLYERGMVTTIPAIPITNPPPRWFDPKAHCAYHANSPGHSIDQCWAFKYKVQSLKDEGWLAFDDKPVGIQENPLPNHEGDQVGMVEAGLGRMQEANLDRVSLDWIYHELRKAG encoded by the coding sequence ATGCCAGACTTCAAGAAGTTTGACGCGACCACATGCCCTTGGACTCACCTCCGCATGTATTTCCAATCAATGGCCGTCTATGCTGATAATGAGAAGTTGATGATGCACTGCTTCCGAAGCAGTCTTACCAAAACAGCGGCTAGATGGTATATCCAGCAGAACAGGGCTCAGATCCGCACATGGGGTGACTTGGCAGATGCCTTCGAAGCGCAATATCACCACATCCGGGAAATGGCTCCGAACAAGATGTCCTTTTTTGAAATGAAGAAAAAGCCAACAGAAACTTTCAGGGAGTACGCACACCATTGGAGGGACGCGGCCACTCAAGTGGATCCTCTGGTTGGTGACTGTGAAGTAATATCAATGTTCGTAGGCACTTTAAAAGATAACTACCATTCACACCTAGTGGGATCCACCCCCCATAACTTCATGGGCATCGTAGCTGCGGGGGCTAGAGTAGAAGCCGACGTCAAAGCTGGATGGAGAAAGGTTAACAATGCCGATAGTGGCCCAAGCAAGAAATGGGTTAAAGGTAAGAAGGAAGAAGAGACTCAAATGATACAGGGGTTTACCAAGAGCCAAAGGCAGAGAGGTCGAAGCCTAAGACCTGGGGAAAATTTTTATATGGAACCGGTAGTGAATCAAATGCTGCATATGGGCCCAAGGCCCCAGTTCACGGCCCCCCGACCAAGACCGGCACCGACAAATAATCAAGTCCGAGAAAGGGATATGCCAAGGAATTCTAGGAGGATTGATCCAATCCCAATTCCCTATGCAGATTTGTTTCCTCAGCTATATGAGAGGGGGATGGTAACAACCATACCAGCCATTCCCATCACCAATCCACCCCCTCGATGGTTCGATCCCAAAGCCCACTGTGCATACCATGCCAATTCTCCAGGTCACTCCATCGACCAATGCTGGGCTTTTAAATATAAAGTTCAATCATTAAAAGATGAGGGGTGGCTTGCTTTTGATGACAAACCAGTAGGCATCCAAGAAAATCCTTTGCCAAACCATGAGGGGGACCAGGTCGGTATGGTCGAGGCAGGACTCGGAAGGATGCAAGAGGCAAACTTGGACCGTGTAAGTTTAGACTGGATATATCATGAGCTCAGGAAGGCAGGCTAG